The Halostagnicola larsenii XH-48 region TCCATTTAGTTATAGTATTGCAATGCTAGAAGACGGATTGTCATATCCCGCACGGGGAGATTGGATTGGGCGAATGATCATCGGTGCAGTCTTAGGGTTCTTTGGGTGGCTCTTTCTCCCGCTCTTCGTTCTCATGGGGTATTTCGTACGAACGCTTGAGAAAACAGTCCATGGCGAAGATGAGCCACCTGAATTCACAGGATGGGGTGATCTGCTGATTAAAGGAGTTGTAGCCTCCGTCATCAGTCTCGTGTATTCAATTGTCCCTGTAGTCGGATATCTATTTGTTGTGTTTGTCTTTCTTGGCGCTGGTGGTGCAATCGGTGGCGATGGCGGGGGAGTACTTGCGGGAATTGGTATTATGTCGATGATCTTTCTTCTTCCCCTGATTTTCCTGATTTACTATATCGTCCCAGCAGCACTCACAAACTACGCTCAAAGCGGTGAATTCAAAGATGCTTTCAACTTCAGCGACATCAAACCCGTCGTTCTCAGTGTGGATTATTTAGTGGCAGTTCTCGCCCCGTTGTTTGTCGCAATGGTTTCCTGGGTGATTATGGCGATTCTCGTCGTAACTCTCGTCGGAATCTTACTTATCCCATTCGTGCAGTTCTACTTCCAAGTATCAGTCTTTCGTATGTTTGGGACTGCTTTCAAAAATCAACAGAAATCCATCACTACTGAAACCACATCAGACGCAACGGTTGTCTGATTATTTTGAAAAGAGTTGGGGAACAATTGATATATTGGCTTCTTTTCCGAAAGTCTAAGCAAATGATTGATAGTCTTCCCGTCATCAATTCGACACGGCCTCACACGCTCCTATAAAATGAAAAATCCCCAATACTTAGGGGTCCAGAGCATATTCATATCAAATTAAATTTATTTGTTTCACATCTGCGGCAAATCAATACGTGAGGTTCATCGATCTTCTTCGATAAAAGTTTAATATTTGACGGGAAGCTATTCGGTCGTTCGCCGCGTTCTCTCGAGTATGTCCCAGCCACCGGCGAACAGGCCCGTCCTCGTTGCGGTTGGTGACCCGGCCCACGCCGAGCAACTGGTTCGAACGGCCGGCGATCTGGCGCGACTCGAGGACGGCGTCGTCCGAATCGTCTCGATCACCGTCAAACCGCAGAGTTCGCCGTTTTCACTGTACACGGACGAAACGATCATCGAAGAGTATCCCGGGAATAGCCGGCAGATTCTCGAGCGTGCGATCGAGGTCGCACCGGATGACGTAACGGTCGAAAGCGAGGTACTCGTCGCTCGGTCGGTCGTCGACGGGATCACGACCGCGGTTGGGGAGTCCGAGGCGCGCGCACTCGTCGTGGGGTGGCGAGAGCGTCGCGGCCGCACGAACGCCGTTCTCGGAACGACGGTCGATCAGTTGGTAGAGCGCGTCCCGTGTGATCTGTACGTCGAACGGATCGGCCACGAGGCCGACGGCGTCGACTCGATCCTCCTGCCGGTTGCCGGCGGTCCGCACGTCGGACCGGCGGCGCGAGTCGCGACCGCAATCGCCGCCACGAATGATGCCACCATCTCCGTCCTCTCGGTCGCGCCAGTGGACCGCGGGTCGGAGTCCGCACGCGAGTACGTCGCCG contains the following coding sequences:
- a CDS encoding DUF4013 domain-containing protein, with product MIIGAVLGFFGWLFLPLFVLMGYFVRTLEKTVHGEDEPPEFTGWGDLLIKGVVASVISLVYSIVPVVGYLFVVFVFLGAGGAIGGDGGGVLAGIGIMSMIFLLPLIFLIYYIVPAALTNYAQSGEFKDAFNFSDIKPVVLSVDYLVAVLAPLFVAMVSWVIMAILVVTLVGILLIPFVQFYFQVSVFRMFGTAFKNQQKSITTETTSDATVV
- a CDS encoding universal stress protein gives rise to the protein MSQPPANRPVLVAVGDPAHAEQLVRTAGDLARLEDGVVRIVSITVKPQSSPFSLYTDETIIEEYPGNSRQILERAIEVAPDDVTVESEVLVARSVVDGITTAVGESEARALVVGWRERRGRTNAVLGTTVDQLVERVPCDLYVERIGHEADGVDSILLPVAGGPHVGPAARVATAIAATNDATISVLSVAPVDRGSESAREYVAEAELALENAGDSTVRTESRIEEGSETTDVIVERAHEHDVLVFGTTRQSALHRRLVGSIPRAVVRQTEQTVILCRAGDAVEGPVLRQLRQFLMPS